The proteins below are encoded in one region of Eulemur rufifrons isolate Redbay chromosome 2, OSU_ERuf_1, whole genome shotgun sequence:
- the INSYN1 gene encoding inhibitory synaptic factor 1 produces MNIRGAPDLGQPSDDPSSGGERERIRQRMKMVIGQLEDILRELKEVAKELREVVSQIDKLTSDFDFELEPDDWTTATVSSTSSSDKAGVGGPFDLGHLDFMTADILSDSWEFCSFLDVSTPSDSVDGPESTRPGAGPDYRLMNGGTPIPNGPRVETPDSSSEDAFSAGPAKSQLPQRTPGTRERVRFSDKVLYHALCCDDEEGDSEKETEEEEAGLPPEPSHTEAHTGPHQPSPAPYKPRRSSLTSRRPGPTSAPDQTRRVTRNSSTQTVSDKSTQTVLPYTATRQKARGKN; encoded by the exons ATGAACATTCGGGGCGCCCCGGACCTCGGGCAGCCCAGTGACGACCCCAGCAGTGGTGGTGAGCGGGAACGGATTCGACAGCGCATGAAGATGGTCATTGGGCAGCTTGAGGACATCCTGCGAGAGCTCAAGGAGGTGGCCAAGGAGCTGAGGGAG GTGGTGAGCCAGATCGATAAGCTAACCTCAGACTTCGACTTTGAACTCGAGCCGGACGACTGGACCACAGCCACTGTGAGCAGCACCTCTAGCAGCGACAAGGCGGGCGTGGGCGGCCCCTTTGACCTGGGCCACCTGGACTTCATGACAGCTGATATCCTCTCGGACAGCTGGGAGTTCTGCTCCTTCCTGGACGTCTCCACCCCCTCAGACTCTGTGGACGGCCCCGAGTCGACGCGGCCAGGGGCTGGCCCTGACTACCGGCTCATGAACGGTGGCACACCCATCCCCAATGGGCCACGAGTGGAGACCCCAGACTCCTCCAGTGAGGATGCCTTCAGCGCTGGCCCCGCGAAGAGCCAGCTGCCCCAGCGGACCCCAGGGACGCGGGAGAGGGTGCGGTTCAGTGACAAAGTGCTCTACCACGCTCTGTGCTGCGATGACGAGGAGGGGGACAGTGAGAAGGagacggaggaggaggaggcaggcctGCCCCCGGAGCCTTCCCACACAGAGGCCCACACAGGCCCTcaccagccctccccagccccctacAAGCCAAGGCGCTCTTCACTGACCAGCCGCCGCCCAGGCCCCACCTCGGCCCCCGATCAGACCCGAAGGGTCACGAGGAACAGCAGCACCCAGACGGTGTCAGACAAGAGCACGCAGACGGTGCTGCCCTACACGGCCACTAGACAGAAAGCCAGGGGGAAAAactag